Proteins co-encoded in one Natrarchaeobius halalkaliphilus genomic window:
- a CDS encoding sensor histidine kinase, with amino-acid sequence MSEQLFAVDSTRLWYVLVFGVSALVCFVGLRRTAYIEHDETRRGLYWLLLTSGVWATIHVGYLTASTPRLQYALFVGGLVVGLAAIGPWLYFCSAYTGRLLHRDETIRRLAVALFVLIVTVKLTNPIHGRYFSTEPATIPFAHLQIHHEPLHWIVMGLAYALSFVGFFMLFELFVRVNSDTRPLFVLVGLTGLPVVLDLLGGTSTILLDITYSSIGVAAFSTGVLFVYLERFQLVRTTGDADDPVIVLDDRDRLRDYNQRAAALFPSLTDGVGRPLEALVPPVESALDSSDPLLEIDVDASTRYYSVSSNPFSLDRARLGRTITLTDVTRRERYRRTLEHQNDRLERFASIVSHDLRNPLTVARGRTVLAIEEDDTDHLEPVVEAHERMETLIDDLLTLAREGTSIDEVERVDPVMIARQSWEMIESEGATLVIEGDSERPLEADSDRLQQLFENLFRNAIEHGGRDVTITVGSLSDAPGFYLEDDGPGIPPDEHQAVLDPGYTTTSDGTGFGLSIVTDIVDGHGWQLRLSEGEAGGARFDVLTDEPIRDS; translated from the coding sequence ATGAGTGAGCAGTTGTTCGCAGTCGACAGTACCCGGCTCTGGTACGTACTCGTCTTCGGCGTCTCGGCGCTGGTCTGCTTCGTCGGTCTTCGACGGACGGCGTACATCGAACACGACGAGACTCGACGGGGGCTCTACTGGCTGTTGCTCACGAGCGGCGTCTGGGCGACTATTCACGTCGGCTACCTCACTGCGTCGACGCCGCGCCTGCAGTACGCGCTGTTCGTGGGCGGATTGGTCGTCGGTCTCGCCGCCATCGGTCCGTGGCTGTACTTTTGTTCGGCCTACACGGGGCGATTGCTCCACCGCGACGAGACCATCCGGCGACTCGCGGTCGCCCTCTTCGTCCTCATCGTGACGGTAAAGCTCACCAACCCGATTCACGGTCGATATTTCTCGACCGAACCGGCGACGATTCCGTTCGCCCACCTCCAGATTCACCACGAGCCGCTCCACTGGATCGTGATGGGACTCGCCTACGCCCTCTCGTTCGTCGGGTTCTTCATGCTGTTCGAACTGTTCGTCCGGGTCAACTCCGATACCCGACCGCTTTTCGTCCTCGTCGGGTTGACCGGGCTTCCGGTGGTGCTCGACCTCCTCGGTGGCACGTCGACGATCCTCCTCGACATCACGTACTCCTCGATCGGCGTGGCCGCCTTCTCGACCGGCGTTCTCTTCGTCTACCTCGAGCGATTCCAACTCGTCAGAACCACCGGGGACGCCGACGATCCGGTTATCGTCCTCGACGACAGAGATCGCCTTCGCGATTACAACCAGCGAGCGGCGGCCCTCTTTCCGTCGCTGACCGACGGCGTTGGCCGTCCGCTCGAAGCGCTCGTCCCCCCCGTCGAGTCGGCGCTCGATTCGTCAGATCCACTGCTCGAGATCGACGTGGACGCGAGCACCCGGTACTACTCCGTCTCGTCGAATCCGTTCTCGCTGGATCGGGCGCGTCTCGGACGAACTATCACGCTCACCGACGTGACCCGGCGCGAACGGTACCGGCGGACGCTCGAGCACCAGAACGACCGGTTAGAACGGTTCGCGAGCATCGTCTCACACGACCTCCGAAATCCGCTGACGGTCGCACGGGGGCGGACGGTGCTGGCCATCGAGGAGGACGACACCGACCACCTGGAGCCGGTCGTCGAGGCCCACGAGCGGATGGAAACGCTCATCGACGACCTCCTCACGCTCGCTCGAGAGGGAACATCGATCGACGAGGTCGAGCGCGTCGATCCGGTGATGATCGCACGCCAGTCGTGGGAGATGATCGAGTCGGAGGGGGCGACGCTCGTCATCGAGGGCGACTCGGAGCGCCCCCTCGAGGCGGATTCCGATCGGCTGCAACAGCTCTTCGAGAACCTCTTTCGGAACGCCATCGAACACGGCGGTCGCGACGTGACGATCACCGTCGGGTCGCTTTCCGACGCGCCCGGCTTTTACCTCGAGGACGACGGGCCGGGGATCCCGCCAGACGAGCACCAGGCCGTCCTCGACCCGGGATACACGACCACGTCGGACGGGACCGGATTCGGGCTCTCGATCGTCACGGATATCGTCGACGGACACGGCTGGCAGCTTCGGCTGAGTGAGGGTGAGGCGGGCGGTGCTCGGTTCGACGTGCTCACTGACGAACCGATTCGCGATTCGTGA
- a CDS encoding DEAD/DEAH box helicase: MEVAEVLPQFADAFAFEEFNRMQREALPALLEREENVVASAPTASGKTALAELAICKALADGGTALFIAPMRALTNEKEDDWDRFEELDYSVYVVTGERDLNPRRARRADILVMTPEKLDSATRKHDSRRYDFVTDVDVCVIDEVHLLDADRRGSVLEVTISRLRRLCAPRIVALSATMPNVDDVAAWLDAPDETTFEFGDEYRPVDLNAGVKTYTHGENTFADKYRRLYRALDLAEPHLREDGQALVFVSSRQDTVRAAEKARDEIAERDVPMGARGDYDFHTESKDLENETLRNSVLDGVAFHHAGLSKNDRDLVEEWFKQGLIELLFSTSTLAWGVNLPARCVVIRDTKLHDPLEGEVDMSPLDVLQMLGRAGRPGYDDVGYGWVVCDTAEADKYRRLLRDGKEIESRLAESLETHLNAEIAMGTITDLDDVMDWLETTYYYVRGQSKPEEYDFPNLRTRVRDCLEGLVERGFVETGEDLSIEATPRGVLASKYYLRLETAATFADLCDRVAESDGAGVSSPSSSAERSSPNARAAGSRGDATKSGRRENGASLGTDDVLEAVATAVEFDSVSARQDERDAIDAVLVGVDTDEFDPGERKVFAILRSAASGTTPNALRSDAWVIRRNATRLVSALGAFLDRFAGPHAANLSRRVEARIENGVADDAVGLTAIDGVGPGRASKLAKEGLSTPGDVLGAGVTELEDAGLSAGVAERVYEGAQSLPAVEIDWGPFPEAVETGENDVREVTVRNVGEPARAGIRVTVNGVEMTSTACYLRDSETVPVGVFGADADALEFTVSVAFPAEPLVPIVEQRTVDII, from the coding sequence ATGGAGGTTGCCGAGGTTCTCCCCCAGTTCGCAGACGCCTTCGCCTTCGAGGAGTTCAACCGAATGCAACGCGAGGCCCTCCCCGCGTTGCTAGAGCGCGAGGAGAACGTCGTCGCGAGCGCGCCGACTGCCTCGGGCAAGACCGCACTCGCGGAACTCGCGATCTGCAAGGCGCTCGCGGACGGGGGGACGGCGCTGTTTATCGCTCCGATGCGAGCGCTGACGAACGAAAAAGAAGACGATTGGGACCGCTTCGAGGAACTCGATTACTCGGTTTACGTCGTCACGGGTGAACGGGACCTCAACCCGCGGCGGGCCCGTCGGGCGGATATCCTGGTGATGACGCCCGAAAAGCTCGACTCCGCGACCCGAAAACACGACTCCAGGCGGTACGACTTCGTCACCGACGTCGACGTCTGCGTCATCGACGAGGTCCACCTGCTGGATGCGGACCGGCGCGGATCGGTTCTCGAGGTGACGATCTCGCGACTTCGCCGGCTCTGTGCTCCCCGGATCGTCGCCCTTTCAGCGACGATGCCGAACGTCGACGACGTCGCGGCGTGGCTCGACGCCCCCGACGAGACCACCTTCGAGTTCGGGGACGAGTACCGACCCGTCGATCTCAACGCGGGCGTCAAGACGTACACGCACGGCGAGAACACCTTCGCGGACAAGTACCGGCGGCTCTATCGCGCCCTCGACCTCGCGGAACCACACCTCCGGGAGGACGGCCAGGCGCTCGTGTTCGTCTCCTCCCGACAGGATACGGTCCGGGCGGCCGAGAAGGCCCGCGACGAGATCGCAGAGCGAGACGTCCCGATGGGCGCACGCGGCGACTACGACTTCCACACCGAGTCGAAAGACCTCGAGAACGAGACGCTTCGGAATTCGGTGCTCGACGGCGTCGCCTTCCACCACGCCGGCCTCTCGAAGAACGACCGCGACCTCGTCGAGGAGTGGTTCAAGCAGGGACTGATCGAACTCCTCTTTTCGACCTCGACGCTCGCCTGGGGCGTCAACCTGCCCGCCAGGTGCGTCGTGATCCGCGATACGAAACTCCACGATCCCCTCGAGGGCGAGGTCGACATGAGCCCGCTCGACGTCCTCCAGATGCTCGGGCGCGCGGGGCGGCCGGGCTACGACGACGTCGGCTACGGCTGGGTCGTCTGCGACACCGCGGAGGCCGACAAGTACCGTCGGCTCCTCCGGGACGGCAAGGAGATCGAGTCGCGGCTGGCCGAGAGCCTCGAGACCCACCTCAACGCCGAGATCGCGATGGGAACCATCACCGACCTGGACGACGTGATGGACTGGCTCGAGACGACCTACTACTATGTCCGGGGACAGTCCAAGCCCGAGGAGTACGACTTTCCGAACCTCCGAACGCGGGTCCGGGACTGCCTCGAGGGGCTCGTCGAGCGCGGCTTCGTCGAAACCGGCGAGGATCTCTCGATCGAGGCGACGCCCCGGGGCGTGCTCGCATCGAAGTACTACCTGCGCCTCGAGACCGCAGCGACGTTCGCCGATCTCTGTGATCGCGTTGCCGAGAGCGACGGTGCGGGCGTTTCGAGCCCGTCGAGTAGCGCGGAACGGAGTTCTCCGAACGCTCGAGCGGCGGGATCGCGAGGCGACGCGACGAAGAGCGGCCGGCGAGAGAACGGAGCGTCCCTCGGGACGGACGACGTTCTCGAGGCGGTCGCGACCGCGGTCGAGTTCGACTCCGTCTCGGCCCGCCAGGACGAACGCGACGCGATCGACGCGGTGCTGGTCGGCGTCGACACGGACGAGTTCGATCCGGGGGAGCGAAAGGTGTTCGCGATCCTGCGGAGTGCAGCGAGCGGGACGACGCCCAACGCGCTCCGAAGCGACGCCTGGGTTATTCGGCGAAACGCGACGCGGCTCGTCTCCGCGCTGGGGGCGTTCCTCGATCGGTTCGCGGGCCCACACGCCGCGAACCTCTCGCGACGCGTCGAAGCCCGGATCGAAAACGGCGTCGCGGACGACGCGGTCGGGCTGACGGCGATCGACGGCGTCGGGCCGGGACGAGCGAGCAAACTGGCGAAAGAGGGGCTCTCGACGCCCGGTGACGTTCTTGGTGCCGGCGTCACCGAACTCGAGGATGCGGGTCTCTCGGCGGGGGTCGCAGAGCGAGTCTACGAGGGAGCGCAGTCGCTTCCCGCAGTCGAGATCGACTGGGGTCCGTTTCCCGAGGCGGTCGAGACCGGCGAGAACGACGTCCGTGAAGTGACGGTTCGAAACGTCGGTGAGCCGGCCAGAGCCGGAATTCGGGTGACGGTCAACGGCGTCGAGATGACGAGCACCGCGTGTTATCTGCGCGACAGCGAAACCGTTCCCGTCGGCGTCTTCGGTGCCGACGCAGACGCGCTCGAGTTCACCGTGAGCGTCGCCTTCCCGGCGGAACCGCTCGTGCCGATCGTCGAGCAGCGAACGGTCGACATCATCTGA